One Nicotiana tomentosiformis chromosome 4, ASM39032v3, whole genome shotgun sequence genomic window carries:
- the LOC138909561 gene encoding uncharacterized protein — translation MAHYEALYGRQCRSLVGWFEPGEARFLGTDLVRDGLEKFKLIQDRLRTTQSRHKSYAYWRDRDVAFKVRERVFLRISPMKGEMRFWKKGKLSPKYIGPFEFLERVGEVAYRLALTPILSAVHKVFHVSMLQKYYGDPSHELDFSSVQLGKDLTYVEELVTILDR, via the coding sequence atggctcattATGAAGCCTTATACGGGAGGCAgtgtcgttctctagttggttggtttgaaccagggGAGGCTAGAtttttgggcactgatttggttcgggatggCTTGGAGAAATtcaagttgattcaagatcggcttcgtacaacacaaTCTAGGCATAAGAGTTATGCTTATTGGAGGGATCGTGATGTAGCATTTAAGGTGAGAGAGAGGGTCTTCCTCAGaatttctcccatgaagggtgagatgaggttttggaagaagggaaagttgagccctaagtatattggtccttttgagttccttgagagagttggtgaggtggcctacagacttgcattgaCACCCATCTTATCGGCAGTTCACaaggtatttcatgtttccatgctccaaaagtattatggtgatccatcacatgaattagatttcagctcagtccaattgggcaaggatttgacttatgttgaggagctagtgaCTATATTGGACAggtag